Proteins found in one Amphiura filiformis chromosome 14, Afil_fr2py, whole genome shotgun sequence genomic segment:
- the LOC140169098 gene encoding uncharacterized protein: MDCTIRFVGALLLCSAFIGHVANCQSLFEHVFAIPQVLKASNKPRVLITTNSLDPVSVNVSVGTGFEYTTTVTRYRHASIALTTSIRLTTSGKSNATIKVTSSDIVSVHCIDNEMWGGDGFLVLPTAELGKQYYVVTYHSTYEPYDPPYPAFFCVSALNTGSVIDIKTNAGEIFQITLEAYESYRFNGNAYEDLTGTFIESTEPVSVISGVYTKVPAGISGTDGLLEMIPPVESWGYHFILAPFLDRTSGYVYRVISHNRSTMNISNRGSVDIEAESWFEDDISGDSVITIMSDQPVLVVQIMKSKGAEGNLYDPAMIIIPPLNSYVNNVTFPVIEMVKAYTYNMHVTINCIYANELMFDENNSMRDWERLDDHEICIIRGHVTTGVHTVSHQDPDAKFTVAVYGLRQAGSAYAYPAGFNAASYSEDEITTKANLATDELLDVSPTSKAVDREQGSGSGSGLGMSTGQTKTTPSLSYSQTPPMTPNHSHHSLNSAILVLSVCIAIFFVVIIVITYVLVAVLRRQTRGAWRENHTTLEMRAQGAQNQQDVSATSQQNIADVSVYTNLDKTSERQVNITDSVYTDLKVPDNSETYECIHK; encoded by the exons ATGGACTGTACAATTCGATTCGTAGGCGCTTTACTTCTCTGCTCTGCTTTCATTG GTCATGTTGCCAATTGCCAGTCCCTCTTTGAGCATGTTTTCGCTATTCCACAAGTTTTGAAAGCAAGTAACAAACCGCGTGTGCTGATAACAACAAACTCCCTGGATCCAGTTAGTGTCAATGTAAGCGTTGGGACTGGTTTCGAATACACCACTACTGTTACACGTTACCGACATGCTTCAATTGCCTTAACAACATCAATTCGTCTTACTACCAGTGGTAAAAGTAACGCAACCATCAAAGTTACGTCTTCAGATATCGTGTCTGTACATTGCATCGATAACGAGATGTGGGGAGGCGATGGCTTCCTCGTTTTACCGACCGCTGAACTTGGAAAACAATACTATGTTGTTACCTACCATAGTACCTACGAACCCTATGATCCACCTTATCCTGCATTTTTCTGTGTTTCTGCCTTGAATACTGGGTCTGTAATAGACATTAAAACCAACGCTGGAGAAATATTTCAAATCACCCTAGAGGCGTATGAAAGCTATCGATTTAATGGTAACGCATATGAAGACCTTACTGGAACTTTCATAGAGAGCACCGAACCAGTATCTGTGATATCAGGCGTTTACACTAAAGTGCCTGCAGGAATATCTGGAACAGATGGTTTATTAGAAATGATACCTCCCGTAGAAAGTTGGGGATACCATTTTATTctagcaccatttttggacagGACATCTGGTTACGTTTACCGAGTTATTTCCCATAACAGATCAACAATGAACATATCCAATCGTGGTAGTGTTGATATTGAAGCTGAAAGTTGGTTTGAAGATGATATCTCTGGTGACTCTGTGATTACTATCATGTCAGATCAACCTGTGCTGGTCGTTCAGATAATGAAGAGCAAGGGCGCCGAAGGTAATTTATACGACCCGGCTATGATTATCATCCCTCCGCTGAACTCGTATGTTAACAACGTTACCTTCCCAGTTATAGAAATGGTAAAAGCGTACACGTATAATATGCATGTAACAATCAACTGCATATACGCAAATGAACTAATGTTTGATGAGAATAATTCGATGCGAGATTGGGAGCGACTGGATGACCATGAAATATGCATCATTCGAGGACACGTGACTACAGGTGTCCATACTGTGAGTCATCAGGATCCAGATGCCAAGTTCACTGTTGCTGTTTATGGTCTGCGCCAGGCTGGATCTGCCTATGCCTATCCAGCAGGCTTTAATGCTGCTTCATATAGTGAAG ATGAAATAACTACGAAAGCAAACTTGGCAACAGATGAGCTATTAGATGTGTCGCCAACTTCCAAAG CAGTGGATCGGGAACAAGGATCAGGGTCAGGATCAGGACTGGGGATGTCAACAGGTCAGACCAAAACTACGCCATCATTATCTTACTCGCAGACTCCACCTATGACACCAAACCATAGCCATCATTCGTTGAATTCAGCCATATTGGTACTCAGTGTCTGTATAGCTATCTTCTTTGTGGTTATCATTGTCATAACATATGTCCTGGTTGCTGTTTTGCGCAG ACAAACACGTGGAGCATGGCGGGAAAACCACACCACGCTAGAAATGAGGGCGCAAGGAGCTCAAAATCAACAAGATGTGTCCGCGACATCTCAACAAAATATTGCTGACGTTAGTGTATACACCAATCTTGATAAGACTAGCGAGCGTCAGGTAAACATTACTGATAGCGTATATACGGACCTTAAAGTTCCTGATAATTCAGAAACGTATGAATGCATCCACAAATAA
- the LOC140170361 gene encoding cell adhesion molecule 2-like, which produces MEVVSCLLCFIFIVTSFPVCFCTTYINTTSGGITNGQMIVNNGSSISLVCTVNKGMNGEDGSALWDRSSIPITYNDNVLQDADKYGITKRDSPTGNYTRYILEIRRVTLMDEDNYTCQNIKVTPPETQRVHVYVSFPPISFKMTQNGSDVTMLKVLDGDSSDIVCTSIGSRPDIDIWWYHRMKEDDDFTRITKGVSQHSTINVNNTLRFDTVSTLRYIASKQFDGGVLKCEVIGLQMTEKVDAMAYLDVQYSLSMSGATNFVAASPLGLLAAELIYLAVIA; this is translated from the exons TATGCTTTTGTACTACATATATTAATACGACTTCTGGCGGCATCACAAATGGTCAG ATGATAGTAAACAACGGTTCTTCCATATCACTGGTGTGCACCGTCAACAAGGGTATGAATGGTGAAGATGGCAGTGCATTGTGGGATCGCTCATCAATCCCTATAACATATAACGATAATGTACTACAAGATGCGGATAAATATGGAATCACTAAACGAGACAGCCCTACTGGCAATTACACGCGGTACATTTTGGAGATCCGCCGTGTTACTTTGATGGACGAGGATAACTACACGTGTCAAAATATAAAGGTCACTCCTCCGGAAACTCAGAGGGTACACGTTTATGTTTCTT TCCCTCCCATCAGCTTCAAAATGACCCAAAACGGCAGTGACGTTACCATGTTAAAAGTATTAGACGGAGACTCATCAGATATAGTTTGCACATCCATTGGTTCCAGACCAGATATCGATATTTGGTGGTATCATCGCATGAAGGAAGACGACGACTTTACAAGGATCACAAAAGGTGTATCACAGCATTCTACAATTAACGTCAATAACACTCTTAGATTTGACACAGTCAGCACTCTGCGATATATCGCCAGCAAACAGTTCGATGGTGGGGTACTGAAATGTGAAGTAATTGGACTACAGATGACAGAGAAAGTGGACGCTATGGCTTACCTAGATGTCCAAT ATTCATTGTCGATGTCTGGAGCAACCAACTTCGTAGCAGCATCCCCTTTAGGGCTCCTTGCAGCAGAGTTGATATATTTGGCTGTTATCGCTTAG